One window of Trifolium pratense cultivar HEN17-A07 linkage group LG5, ARS_RC_1.1, whole genome shotgun sequence genomic DNA carries:
- the LOC123886794 gene encoding uncharacterized protein LOC123886794, which translates to MCTLIVPPPIAKNNRWLKQTVLTLASDPNPRMICNRSRLLNAHEEPHSACSCVNIAEVSSSYHSIPSQNSEVITSAEFHPTHCNTLHIALKGSIRLVDLR; encoded by the exons ATGTGCACTTTAATCGTTCCACCTCCCATTGCGAAGAACAATCGATGGCTCAAACAAACGGTTCTGACCCTAGCTTCAGATCCAAACCCTAGAAT GATTTGCAATAGGTCTAGATTGCTCAATGCTCATGAAGAACCACATAGCGCATGCAGCTGTGTCAACATCGCCGAAGTGTCATCATCTTATCATTCAATTCCATCACAAAATTCTG AGGTTATAACATCAGCAGAATTTCACCCAACACATTGTAATACACTGCATATAGCATTAAAGGGCTCAATTCGTCTTGTTGACTTGCGATAG
- the LOC123886793 gene encoding uncharacterized protein LOC123886793, which produces MSAPGFAENFVFTANGGTATAKEKPPDMANTKQEKTKVSFRDMLTEGTQKVHVKEKVNLVETGLVTITYEGGNKLLPKVSLNESYFNDLCHPWKEALVIKVLGKRVGYQALKERLQKIWKLQGGFDMMNVDQGFYMVKCNLLADRERIMSQGPWMVFDHYLAVAQWSPEFAAPTAQVEKTLVWIRFPGLNLLFYDESFLLALASTIGTPVKVDTNTLNVERGRFARICVEIDLTKPVVGKVWIHGHWYKVQYEGLHMICATCGCYGHITRNCTKVPAVKTTTEKAHVHQEANGGGIMAAPAKDHMQQQPTPAAAIITEQISGIRIDDTQKQRDHEESGVDAIEVHGEWMVVTRKKRNNGAQNQGGNRGIQGKNKYPLNSNNSGGTRNNGKSGVVNVTNGRQVHQNVEVGSSKKGVQAKKRRFENVAQTSNDVGPPANGSREKQQGPNKIHQVNEAKLNGPSQTSGANKDSRTQSTFPRMNCESMQRGTIDNREIDGDGKTNKEGEYVQTQDDQDEDLEIVQETPMDGDLPHHNMCQ; this is translated from the coding sequence ATGAGTGCTCCGGGTTTTGCGGAGAATTTTGTCTTTACGGCGAACGGCGGAACGGCGACGGCGAAAGAGAAACCGCCAGACATGGCGAACACAAAGCAAGAGAAAACAAAGGTATCTTTTCGTGATATGCTAACTGAAGGAACCCAAAAGGTCCACGTCAAGGAGAAAGTGAATTTGGTGGAGACAGGATTGGTGACTATAACATATGAAGGTGGGAACAAGCTGCTTCCCAAAGTATCACTAAATGAATCTTATTTTAATGATTTGTGCCATCCATGGAAGGAAGCGTTGGTGATAAAAGTCCTGGGAAAACGTGTGGGATATCAAGCTCTCAAAGAACGACTACAAAAGATATGGAAGCTCCAAGGAGGTTTTGATATGATGAATGTTGACCAAGGGTTTTACATGGTTAAGTGCAACCTGCTAGCTGATCGAGAAAGGATCATGTCTCAGGGGCCTTGGATGGTGTTTGACCACTACCTTGCTGTAGCACAATGGTCTCCTGAATTTGCAGCTCCAACAGCTCAGGTGGAAAAAACTCTGGTGTGGATTCGGTTCCCTGGACTGAATCTATTATTCTATGATGAAAGCTTTCTATTGGCACTAGCATCAACTATAGGAACCCCTGTGAAAGTAGACACCAATACTCTTAATGTGGAAAGAGGAAGATTCGCACGGATCTGCGTTGAGATTGATCTCACTAAACCAGTGGTGGGCAAAGTTTGGATTCATGGGCATTGGTACAAAGTCCAATATGAAGGATTGCATATGATTTGTGCTACGTGTGGATGCTATGGACACATTACCAGAAACTGCACTAAAGTTCCTGCAGTGAAAACAACGACGGAGAAAGCTCATGTTCATCAAGAAGCTAATGGCGGTGGTATAATGGCGGCGCCGGCTAAAGATCATATGCAACAGCAGCCGACTCCAGCAGCGGCAATTATTACAGAGCAAATATCGGGGATTCGCATTGATGACACCCAAAAACAAAGGGATCATGAAGAGAGTGGGGTAGATGCCATTGAAGTGCATGGTGAATGGATGGTTGTAACGAGAAAAAAACGGAACAATGGGGCGCAAAATCAGGGAGGAAACCGTGGCATtcaaggaaaaaataaatatcccCTAAATAGTAATAATTCAGGAGGAACAAGAAATAATGGAAAAAGTGGTGTGGTCAACGTGACTAATGGAAGACAAGTGCATCAGAATGTTGAGGTGGGGTCCAGCAAAAAAGGGGTTCaagcaaaaaaaagaagatttgAAAACGTGGCACAAACTAGTAATGATGTTGGGCCTCCAGCAAATGGATCAAGAGAAAAACAACAAGGTCCAAACAAAATTCATCAGGTCAACGAGGCCAAATTGAATGGGCCAAGTCAGACTAGTGGAGCAAATAAAGACAGTAGAACTCAAAGTACCTTTCCTCGGATGAATTGCGAATCAATGCAAAGAGGCACAATAGACAACAGAGAGATAGATGGTGATGGCAAAACAAATAAAGAGGGAGAATATGTTCAGACCCAAGACGACCAAGATGAAGATCtggagattgtacaagaaacccCCATGGATGGGGACCTGCCACATCATAATATGTGTCAATAG